ATCGTAACCGGGTACAAGCGCGTGCTGGTGATGCAGGAGCTCGCCCGGCAGACGCTGCCTGCGCTCGTGCACGAGCCGGCCGACCTCTCTCCCACGCAGGCGTTCATGTGGAGCCTGCACGACAACGCGGCGACAAGGGAGCTCAACCTCATAGAGAAGAGCATCTCGCTCACGAAGCTCAACCAGTTCTGCCAGGTCTCCGAGGCGGAGATGGTCAAGCGCTTCCTCCCGCTCTTCGGCCTGGACCCGAGCTACAGGACCCTGCACCAGCTCATGTCGCTGAACGAGCTCACCGAGCCGCTCAAGGGCTACGCGGTCTCGAGCGACCTCGCGCTCTCGTCGGCAAGCCGCATCGCCGAGTTCAGCTCGTCAACGCAGCAGGAGCTCCTGCCCGTGCTCACGCAGATCCGGCCTTCGGCGAGCAAGCTCAACGAGCTGCTCACCCTCATACGCGAGATCGCGGCGCGCGACGGGCTCACCGTCGAGGAGATCCTGCAGCGCTACCAGTTCATGCAGGTGGTGGCCGACAGGGCCAGCTCCGCCGCCGACAAGGTGCGGCATCTCAGGCAGGCGCTGCGCGGGATAAAGATCCCGCAGCTGGCCGAGAGGCAGAACCAGATCGCGAGCCTCATCCAGAACCTCGACCTCCCCGATTCCGCCAAGGTCGTCCACGACCCCTACTTCGAGGACGAGAGGATCAAGCTCGAGTGCCACTTCTCGACCCCCGAGGAGATCGAGCAGCTGGCCAACAAGATCCAGGAGGCCTTCCAGAGGCAGCATTGGCACCAGATCTTCGACTGGTACAAGGCCTAGAATTTCACTTCACTGTGCAGGTTTGCTCGGAACGCCCTCTTGCGGAGGTGTCTCTGCCTGCGGCTGAGGTGCGGGCTGCTCGGGCGGGGCTTCGGGTGAAGGTGCCGGAGGTGCGGGCTGCTCGGGCGGGGCCGGGACCGGAACAGGGGGGGCTGCCGGGACGGAGGGCGCAGGCGCCGGGATGAAGGTGTCCTGAGCCGGCCGGACGATCGCCTCGGCAACGACCGGCATCGAC
The sequence above is drawn from the Pseudomonadota bacterium genome and encodes:
- a CDS encoding ParB N-terminal domain-containing protein — encoded protein: MLLQYLPVSEINLADSSYRITFAPELEALTRSIKAVGVIQPINVRHTPDHTYQIVTGYKRVLVMQELARQTLPALVHEPADLSPTQAFMWSLHDNAATRELNLIEKSISLTKLNQFCQVSEAEMVKRFLPLFGLDPSYRTLHQLMSLNELTEPLKGYAVSSDLALSSASRIAEFSSSTQQELLPVLTQIRPSASKLNELLTLIREIAARDGLTVEEILQRYQFMQVVADRASSAADKVRHLRQALRGIKIPQLAERQNQIASLIQNLDLPDSAKVVHDPYFEDERIKLECHFSTPEEIEQLANKIQEAFQRQHWHQIFDWYKA